In the Paludisphaera rhizosphaerae genome, one interval contains:
- a CDS encoding DUF2442 domain-containing protein: MILRIREAQVCGPHSLRLTFSDGATKRVDVRPLLVGPIFEPLRDPAYFAQATLDPTCGTVVWPNGADFAPEALLELKTETNSESAA, encoded by the coding sequence ATGATCCTTCGCATTCGTGAAGCTCAGGTCTGTGGCCCCCATTCCCTGCGGCTGACCTTCAGCGATGGAGCAACGAAGCGGGTCGACGTCCGCCCGTTGCTCGTAGGCCCAATCTTCGAACCCCTTCGAGATCCCGCGTACTTCGCCCAAGCGACGCTGGACCCGACCTGCGGCACGGTCGTCTGGCCCAACGGCGCGGACTTCGCCCCCGAGGCCCTCCTCGAATTGAAGACCGAGACCAACTCCGAATCGGCGGCCTGA
- the lnt gene encoding apolipoprotein N-acyltransferase: MEPGTAVTESRESDGRLSLSERVSRHPIAAGIISGLALWAAFPPMEFSALAWVALVPLFRLAVEPGARWRVYLGAWAGGLVFWGASLQWIRLTDPSAWTAWVVMAAILSVWWPAFLGLTRYAVFGLKIPLLVAAPIFWVGLEHSRIYILSGFPWYYLAHSQYQAIPVIQIADITGALGVSFLIATVNALLVDLLRLPLFYRSEGRSRLRPKQRLRLAIVGLGILGTLIYGAYRLSRPEFLDGPRLAMIQTNFEQHYKSGADWQGILNKVESLVIKAAGYDPKPDLIVWPETSYPWGTISIDPATPSDVFAGHMRQISDGLTPDQWRENERESGKYLHGFTDALKIPMMIGGLRYEHRPEGLRKYNAAVLLTPGSPAVQVYRKIQLVPFGEYIPLIDLLPWLTVFTPYRDGYLPTLTFGREANSLDLGPYKVAVGICFEDTVPHLIRRFFNETPDGRQPDVLIDMSNDGWFRGSAELDMHLAVSVFRCIENRVPLARAVNTGLSALIDGDGRILQVLSRDTEGVLQVRAPLDPRTSLYSMWGDWLGLSCLAVCIGIWPTGMIYKRLRSSLIGRP, translated from the coding sequence ATGGAACCCGGGACCGCCGTCACCGAGAGCCGCGAATCCGACGGCCGCCTCAGTCTGAGCGAACGAGTTTCGCGGCATCCGATCGCAGCCGGGATCATCTCCGGCCTGGCTCTCTGGGCCGCCTTCCCGCCGATGGAGTTCTCGGCGCTGGCCTGGGTCGCCCTGGTCCCGCTGTTTCGGCTGGCCGTCGAACCCGGAGCCCGCTGGCGGGTTTACCTTGGGGCGTGGGCGGGCGGTCTGGTCTTCTGGGGGGCCAGCCTGCAATGGATCCGTCTGACCGATCCCTCCGCCTGGACGGCCTGGGTGGTGATGGCGGCCATCCTCTCGGTCTGGTGGCCGGCTTTCCTCGGGTTGACGCGTTACGCCGTCTTCGGCCTGAAAATCCCTCTGCTCGTCGCCGCGCCGATTTTCTGGGTCGGGCTGGAACATTCCCGCATCTACATTCTCTCCGGCTTCCCCTGGTACTACTTGGCGCATAGCCAGTATCAAGCGATCCCCGTGATCCAGATCGCCGACATCACCGGGGCGCTCGGCGTCAGTTTCCTGATCGCGACCGTGAACGCCCTGCTCGTGGATCTCCTGAGGCTTCCTCTGTTCTATCGCTCGGAAGGACGCTCGCGGCTGAGGCCGAAGCAACGGCTGCGACTGGCGATCGTCGGCCTGGGGATTCTCGGGACGCTCATCTACGGGGCTTATCGACTCTCGCGGCCGGAGTTCCTCGACGGTCCCCGGCTGGCGATGATCCAGACGAACTTCGAGCAGCATTACAAGTCCGGGGCCGACTGGCAGGGGATCCTGAACAAGGTTGAGTCCCTCGTCATTAAAGCGGCCGGTTACGACCCGAAGCCCGATCTGATCGTCTGGCCTGAGACCTCCTATCCCTGGGGGACCATCTCGATCGATCCGGCCACGCCGTCGGACGTTTTCGCGGGCCATATGCGACAGATTTCGGACGGGCTGACCCCCGATCAATGGCGCGAGAATGAGCGGGAGTCCGGCAAATACCTTCACGGCTTCACGGACGCGCTGAAGATCCCGATGATGATCGGCGGCCTTCGCTACGAGCACCGGCCCGAGGGACTTCGCAAATACAACGCGGCGGTGCTTCTCACGCCGGGGTCGCCCGCGGTGCAGGTTTATCGCAAGATCCAGCTCGTGCCGTTCGGCGAGTACATCCCCCTGATCGACCTTCTTCCCTGGCTGACCGTCTTCACTCCCTACCGCGACGGCTATCTGCCGACGCTCACCTTCGGCCGCGAGGCCAATTCGCTCGACCTGGGGCCTTACAAGGTCGCGGTCGGGATCTGCTTCGAGGACACCGTCCCCCACCTCATCCGGCGCTTCTTCAATGAAACCCCCGACGGCCGGCAGCCCGACGTGCTGATCGATATGTCCAACGACGGCTGGTTTCGAGGATCCGCCGAGCTGGACATGCACCTGGCCGTGAGCGTCTTCCGATGCATCGAAAACCGTGTTCCGCTCGCCCGCGCGGTGAACACCGGATTGTCGGCCCTCATCGACGGCGACGGCCGAATCCTTCAGGTGCTCTCTCGCGACACCGAGGGCGTTCTCCAGGTCCGCGCCCCGCTCGATCCCCGGACCAGCCTCTACTCGATGTGGGGCGACTGGCTCGGGCTTTCCTGCCTGGCGGTCTGCATCGGAATCTGGCCGACGGGGATGATCTACAAGAGGCTCCGGTCATCCCTCATCGGGCGGCCGTGA
- a CDS encoding anthranilate synthase component II: MILLIDNYDSFTYNLVQRLGEIDPGVDLEVVRNDQITVEDVEAKAPSHLIISPGPCTPREAGVSNDMIRAFAPRIPVLGVCLGHQCMGHTFGAKVVRADRIMHGKTSMIHHDGKGLYRGLSNPFQATRYHSLVIQPGTLPDELEVVAQTEEGEIMGVRHKTYPMEGVQYHPESFLTLEGIKLLRNFLEMKP, translated from the coding sequence ATGATCTTGCTGATCGACAATTACGACTCCTTCACCTACAACCTCGTCCAGCGCCTGGGAGAGATCGACCCGGGAGTCGACCTGGAAGTGGTTCGCAACGACCAGATCACGGTGGAAGACGTCGAGGCCAAGGCTCCTTCCCATCTGATTATCTCTCCCGGCCCGTGCACCCCTCGCGAGGCCGGCGTCTCGAACGACATGATCCGGGCGTTCGCTCCTCGGATCCCGGTCCTGGGCGTCTGCCTCGGTCATCAGTGCATGGGCCACACGTTTGGGGCCAAGGTCGTCCGCGCGGATCGGATCATGCATGGTAAGACCTCCATGATCCACCATGACGGCAAGGGCCTTTACCGGGGCCTCTCGAACCCCTTCCAGGCCACGCGCTACCACAGCCTGGTGATCCAACCGGGGACGCTTCCCGACGAGTTGGAAGTCGTCGCTCAGACGGAAGAGGGGGAGATCATGGGAGTTCGTCACAAGACGTACCCCATGGAAGGGGTTCAATATCATCCCGAGAGTTTCCTGACGCTCGAAGGGATCAAGCTTCTGCGCAACTTTCTGGAGATGAAGCCCTGA
- a CDS encoding DUF4160 domain-containing protein translates to MPRISVFYGIAIYMYYRDHAPPHFHAIYGDDEAVVAIETAEVLDGRLPRRARALVREWVAAHRDELTRNWELARTGQPLPTIEGLD, encoded by the coding sequence ATGCCCCGGATCTCCGTATTCTATGGCATCGCGATCTACATGTACTATCGTGACCACGCGCCGCCTCACTTTCACGCGATCTACGGGGATGACGAGGCGGTCGTGGCGATCGAGACGGCGGAGGTTCTGGACGGGAGGCTGCCTCGGCGGGCTCGGGCCCTCGTTCGCGAGTGGGTCGCGGCCCACCGCGACGAACTGACGCGGAATTGGGAGTTGGCTCGCACGGGTCAACCCTTGCCGACAATCGAGGGACTTGACTGA
- a CDS encoding molybdopterin molybdotransferase MoeA — protein sequence MLKVSEALARVLEAASPLPVVERPLEDCLGRWLADDVWADADQPPFDKALVDGFAVRSDDLRVLPCRLTLGETILAGQSPTRPLAHGEAAAITTGAPLPSNADVVVMHERTTFDNASVEIHKQPIQPGMNRLPRGRVYRAGDRLLAGGVELTPPRMGLLAAAGAARVRVIDQARVAVVPTGDELVDFREAPGPNQIRNSNSVMLSALLAQKDARVEVSPILPDDLEALREGLRKALESDVVLVIGGVSAGRKDLVPGVLQELGVREVFHKVRIKPGKPLWFGVGPARQERPPALVFGLPGNPMSGLVNFLVFVAPVLNVLHGRPARGPGIIPVRSAGAIDHRSDLETYVPARLVGQHHAPSIPTAERLEWGGSADMATIVGADGFLVLPDSETSIAPGEIVGFLPLR from the coding sequence ATGTTGAAAGTCTCTGAGGCCCTCGCCCGCGTGCTGGAGGCTGCTTCGCCTTTGCCGGTGGTGGAACGACCACTGGAAGACTGCCTCGGCCGTTGGCTCGCCGACGACGTCTGGGCCGACGCCGACCAACCGCCCTTCGACAAGGCGCTCGTCGACGGCTTCGCCGTTCGCAGCGATGATTTACGGGTTCTTCCCTGTCGGCTGACCCTGGGCGAGACGATCCTGGCTGGTCAGTCGCCGACGCGTCCCCTAGCTCACGGCGAGGCTGCGGCGATCACGACGGGCGCCCCCCTCCCCTCCAACGCCGACGTCGTGGTGATGCACGAGCGGACGACCTTCGACAACGCCAGCGTCGAGATCCACAAGCAACCTATTCAGCCCGGGATGAATCGCCTTCCTCGCGGTCGGGTCTACCGCGCCGGCGATCGACTTCTGGCCGGCGGGGTCGAACTTACGCCTCCGCGCATGGGCCTGCTGGCGGCGGCCGGAGCGGCGAGAGTCCGGGTCATCGACCAGGCCCGGGTCGCCGTCGTTCCCACGGGCGACGAACTGGTCGATTTTCGCGAGGCGCCCGGTCCGAACCAGATCCGCAACTCGAACTCGGTGATGCTCTCCGCCCTCCTGGCTCAGAAGGACGCGCGCGTCGAGGTCTCGCCGATTCTGCCGGACGACCTTGAGGCGCTTCGCGAAGGTTTGCGGAAGGCCCTCGAATCCGACGTCGTGCTGGTCATCGGCGGAGTCTCGGCCGGACGTAAGGACCTGGTTCCGGGTGTCTTGCAGGAACTCGGCGTCCGAGAGGTCTTCCACAAGGTCAGAATCAAGCCGGGGAAGCCTCTGTGGTTCGGCGTGGGGCCTGCTCGCCAGGAGCGACCGCCGGCCCTGGTCTTCGGTCTGCCGGGCAACCCGATGAGCGGGTTGGTGAACTTCCTGGTTTTCGTCGCTCCCGTCCTCAACGTTCTTCACGGAAGGCCCGCGCGAGGGCCCGGAATCATTCCCGTGCGGTCGGCCGGGGCGATCGATCATCGGAGCGATCTGGAAACCTATGTCCCGGCCAGGCTCGTCGGTCAGCATCACGCGCCGAGTATTCCCACCGCCGAACGCCTGGAATGGGGGGGCTCGGCCGACATGGCGACGATCGTCGGCGCCGACGGCTTTCTGGTTCTTCCCGATTCTGAGACCTCGATAGCCCCGGGTGAAATTGTCGGTTTTCTTCCATTGAGGTAA